A window from Leptospira wolffii serovar Khorat str. Khorat-H2 encodes these proteins:
- the ispG gene encoding (E)-4-hydroxy-3-methylbut-2-enyl-diphosphate synthase gives MNFRYNHSPFSYQRRKTREVKVGDVGIGGDNPIRIQSMITADTRDTENSVRQILELEETGCEIVRLTVPSQPDADNLPNIRKELKRLGSKVPLVADIHFTPSVAMKAVEWVEKVRINPGNFADKKKFAVRDYTDSEYKEEMERIAEVFSPLVLRCKELGVSMRIGTNHGSLSDRIMNRYGDTPQGMVESAIEFIRIAESLSYKDIIVSMKASNPQVMVQAYRLLCSRFLELQMDYPLHLGVTEAGDGKDGRIKSAIGIGSLLEDGLGDTIRVSLTEDPIHEIPVAKLLADKYNRIRFPESAVQGYSEFRNPYSYQRFYSRAQQVANLALGDTQPVRVESYLPFESESQFSQALNSLRNYAKLRSLDLEMVSVALPSDQILREECLNASKSSPVAMGVIVEQNELLMEPVLEDLLPFPKVTIDPFHHFQNGDDLIAFLSKREGRGLTELSVQSYQLESLKGLPELFKEAGIESVAFSVQTPHILHDYRKLARILSDFDYPIVLFAEYSDSQQALYESSIGIGGMLVDGIGDLVRIRILDSDPEQVLQLGFDILQATRLRLTKTEYISCPSCGRTLFDLQTTTARIKEKTGHLKGVKIAVMGCIVNGPGEMADADFGYVGAGPGKVHLYKGKEIVVKNVPYEEADEKLVQLIKDSGMWAERESVGSIG, from the coding sequence ATGAACTTCCGTTATAACCATTCCCCCTTTTCCTACCAACGACGTAAGACCAGAGAAGTAAAGGTCGGAGACGTGGGTATCGGCGGGGACAACCCGATCCGTATCCAATCCATGATCACGGCGGACACGAGGGATACGGAAAATTCTGTGCGACAAATTCTGGAATTGGAAGAGACCGGCTGCGAGATCGTTAGACTCACGGTTCCTTCCCAACCCGACGCGGATAACCTGCCCAATATTAGAAAAGAATTAAAGAGATTGGGAAGCAAAGTGCCCTTAGTAGCCGATATCCATTTCACTCCGAGCGTAGCGATGAAAGCGGTCGAGTGGGTAGAAAAGGTGCGGATCAATCCGGGAAACTTCGCAGATAAAAAGAAGTTCGCTGTCCGAGATTATACGGATTCCGAATACAAGGAAGAGATGGAGAGAATCGCGGAAGTCTTCTCTCCCCTGGTGCTCCGCTGCAAGGAACTCGGAGTATCGATGAGAATCGGAACCAATCACGGTTCCCTATCCGATCGCATCATGAATCGTTACGGCGATACTCCCCAAGGAATGGTGGAATCCGCGATTGAATTTATTCGTATCGCCGAAAGCCTTTCTTACAAAGACATCATAGTAAGCATGAAGGCTTCGAATCCCCAGGTGATGGTGCAAGCCTATCGCCTTCTATGCAGTCGTTTTCTGGAATTGCAGATGGATTACCCTTTGCACTTAGGAGTCACCGAAGCGGGAGACGGCAAAGACGGGAGGATCAAATCCGCAATCGGAATCGGATCCTTGCTGGAAGACGGTCTCGGAGATACGATCCGGGTCTCCCTCACGGAAGATCCGATCCATGAGATTCCGGTAGCGAAGCTTCTCGCGGACAAATACAATCGAATCCGATTCCCCGAATCGGCGGTGCAGGGATATTCCGAATTTAGAAATCCTTATTCTTATCAAAGATTCTATAGTCGCGCCCAGCAAGTAGCGAATCTTGCATTAGGCGATACACAGCCGGTTCGAGTAGAGTCCTATCTTCCTTTCGAATCCGAAAGCCAATTCTCCCAAGCGTTGAATTCGCTTCGAAATTACGCCAAGCTCCGTTCTTTGGATTTGGAGATGGTATCCGTAGCTCTTCCTTCGGACCAGATTCTCCGAGAAGAATGTCTGAACGCGTCCAAATCTTCTCCCGTCGCCATGGGAGTGATCGTAGAACAAAACGAATTACTCATGGAACCCGTGTTGGAAGATCTCCTGCCTTTTCCTAAAGTGACGATAGATCCTTTTCACCATTTCCAAAACGGAGACGATCTGATCGCTTTTCTTTCCAAGAGAGAAGGAAGAGGGCTCACGGAACTCAGCGTGCAATCCTACCAACTGGAAAGCCTGAAAGGTCTTCCGGAACTATTCAAAGAGGCCGGAATAGAATCCGTCGCATTCTCCGTTCAGACTCCTCATATTCTCCACGACTACAGAAAGTTAGCGAGAATCCTGAGCGATTTCGATTATCCGATCGTTCTATTTGCGGAGTATTCGGATTCCCAGCAAGCACTGTACGAGTCTTCGATCGGGATCGGCGGGATGCTTGTGGACGGCATAGGAGATCTGGTAAGAATTAGAATCCTAGATAGCGATCCGGAGCAGGTATTGCAATTAGGTTTCGATATTCTCCAGGCAACCCGACTTCGTCTTACAAAAACAGAATATATCTCCTGCCCTTCCTGCGGAAGGACCCTCTTCGACTTACAGACCACCACAGCAAGGATCAAAGAAAAGACCGGACATTTGAAAGGAGTCAAGATCGCAGTCATGGGTTGTATCGTAAACGGCCCCGGCGAGATGGCGGATGCGGACTTCGGTTATGTCGGCGCGGGCCCCGGAAAGGTTCATCTCTACAAGGGAAAGGAAATCGTGGTGAAAAATGTGCCTTACGAGGAAGCGGATGAAAAGCTGGTCCAGCTCATCAAGGACTCCGGAATGTGGGCGGAACGGGAATCAGTAGGAAGTATCGGTTAA
- a CDS encoding DoxX family protein, translated as MTSESIPKWQLWTGRILSGISIALLLFDGIIKFFLDSMGPEAKAAGAILAYPDSVLPWIGTTLIVCTLLYAFPKTSVFGAVLLTGYMGGAIASHVRVLNPWFSHILFPVYVSLFFWGGLYLRSPELRALFPWRK; from the coding sequence ATGACATCTGAATCGATTCCCAAGTGGCAGTTATGGACCGGGAGAATACTCAGCGGCATTTCCATAGCGTTGCTATTATTTGATGGGATTATAAAATTTTTCCTGGATAGTATGGGCCCCGAAGCGAAGGCGGCCGGAGCAATTCTCGCTTATCCTGATAGTGTGTTACCATGGATCGGCACCACTCTGATCGTATGTACTCTCTTGTATGCGTTTCCAAAAACGTCGGTCTTCGGAGCTGTGCTTTTGACCGGATATATGGGCGGGGCAATCGCTTCCCATGTTAGAGTTTTAAATCCTTGGTTCAGTCATATTCTCTTTCCCGTTTATGTGTCTCTTTTCTTTTGGGGGGGCTTATACTTGCGGAGCCCGGAACTTAGAGCTCTTTTTCCTTGGCGCAAATAA